CGCCGCAACGCGGTGAAGTGCTGAACCCGGCCTGGGTGAGATGCTTTGACGGGGAGCCGCAGGCAATGGTGAGTCCCGGGAACGTAGGGTGATTTCAGGCAGAGACCGGTAGGGAAGGGCCAACTACGACAACCAACACTGGCGAGGCTAGCAAAAAATTGACCGCACCTCAAGTAACTGACACGCCATGAAGACAGTGCGAAAGTGGGGGCAACGTCAATGAACTTCGGTTTGGCACTCCCGCTGCAGCCATCCTGCTGGGAAGGATGGCGGGGTGGGAGACGCCAGCCCACCACTTTCGCCTTACGGAGGATATTACCTGAATGTCGTCCCCAAGACACACCTTTGAGCGACGATTGGCTTGCTGTTGTTTTGCGCCTCTTATGGCGCTGGCCTTTGTTCATCCCACTGCCATTGCCCAGTCCAAGTCACCAGCAAAGCCGGCTGTCAGTCAGCCCGCTGTCACGCCAGAGGAAAAGACGCCCAAAAGCACACCGGCGCTGACAAATGAGCAACTTCAGGCCGACCCCGAAGCCGCCCTCAAGGTACTGCTCGAAGGCAATCGCCGCTTTGCCGCCGGCGAAACCATCCATCCCCGCCAGGACATTGCGCGGATTCGTGAAACGGCCAAAGGGCAAAAACCCTTTGCCATCATCATCGGCTGCTCTGATTCCCGGGTGCCCAACGAAATTGTCTTTGACCAGGGACTGGGCGACCTGTTCATCGTTCGGACCGCCGGCCAGGTTTCGACCTATTCTTCGTGGGGAAGTATCGAATTTGCCGAGGAAGTGCTTGGCGCAAAGCTCATCTTTGTGCTGGGACACACGAAATGCGGCGCGGTGCAGGCGGCGGTCCGGCTCCCGGAAGTACCAGGGCACATTGTGACCCTCATCAACGACATCAAGCCTGCTGCCCAGCGGGTCAAGGGCCAGCCCGGCGATGAAGTCGAAAACGCCGTCCGGGAAAACGTCCGCATGCAGGTCGAAAAGCTCAAAAATCTTGAGCCGGTTCTGGCCAAGCGGTTTCGTGAGGGCAAGCTCAAGATCGTCGGCGGCGTCTATGACATTGGCACCGGTCTCATCACGCTCGTCGAGTAGTGCATCCACCAGGCTGGCATAGCGCTGCTGTGCCAGCCGACCACCAGCCACACACCCACGCACGAGAGGAAAACCATGAACGCTACCCAAGCGATGTTCTTGAGCTTGTTGTCGCCAATGGTGCTCGCTTTCATCCTTGGCGTCATTGCCACCCGCGTCAAAAGCGACCTGAAATTTCCCGAAGACCTCTACACAGCGCTGACGATTTACCTTCTCGTCGCCATCGGTCTCAAGGGCGGCTACAAGCTTTCCATCAGTCACCTGAGCGACTTCTGGCGACCGGGCCTGGCAACGATTGCGCTGGGAGTCATTATTCCGATAGTGAGTTATTACATCCTGCGGCAGCTAGGAAAGTTCAACGTCTGGAACGCGGCGGCCATCGCAGCCCACTATGGCTCGGTGTCCGCTGTGACCTTTGGCGAGGCCATTGCCTTCCACGACACGCTCAAGGAAGAAGCCTTGCGGGCCGCCATCGAGGCCGGTGCTGTTGCTGCCGGGACAGCGGCCGATGCTCCGGCGGCCCTGGCGGTCTATCAGGCGCAGGGACTCAACTACGAAGGGTTCATGCCTTCGCTGTTAACCATCATGGAAGTTCCGGCCATTCTGGTGGCCATCATCATCGCCCGCCTGCAGAGTCGTGAGGATTCGCTGGACGCCGGGGAAGGCGGGACGATGGGCGAGGTTCTGCGGGAGTTGCTGGCCGGGAAAAGCACCCTGCTGCTCATCGGGTTTCTCATCGTTGGTTACGTTTCGGGGAAGCGTGGCTGGGACCAGGTGGCCCCGTGGTTTGACACGCCATTCCGGGGCGTCCTGACCTTGTTCCTGCTTGAAGCCGGTCTCGTGACCGGGCGGCGTCTGGAAGACCTGAAGAAAGTCGGTCCATTTCTCGTCGTCTTTGGCATTCTGATGCCCATTGTCAGTGCCGTGGCAGGCATCTTTGCCGGTCAGCTTGCCGGAATGACCATGGCGGGGGCGACCGTCCTGGGCGTTCTGGCGGCCAGCGCCTCATACATTGCCGCACCAGCGGCCTGCCGCG
This window of the Chloracidobacterium sp. N genome carries:
- a CDS encoding carbonic anhydrase, encoding MSSPRHTFERRLACCCFAPLMALAFVHPTAIAQSKSPAKPAVSQPAVTPEEKTPKSTPALTNEQLQADPEAALKVLLEGNRRFAAGETIHPRQDIARIRETAKGQKPFAIIIGCSDSRVPNEIVFDQGLGDLFIVRTAGQVSTYSSWGSIEFAEEVLGAKLIFVLGHTKCGAVQAAVRLPEVPGHIVTLINDIKPAAQRVKGQPGDEVENAVRENVRMQVEKLKNLEPVLAKRFREGKLKIVGGVYDIGTGLITLVE
- a CDS encoding sodium-dependent bicarbonate transport family permease; this translates as MNATQAMFLSLLSPMVLAFILGVIATRVKSDLKFPEDLYTALTIYLLVAIGLKGGYKLSISHLSDFWRPGLATIALGVIIPIVSYYILRQLGKFNVWNAAAIAAHYGSVSAVTFGEAIAFHDTLKEEALRAAIEAGAVAAGTAADAPAALAVYQAQGLNYEGFMPSLLTIMEVPAILVAIIIARLQSREDSLDAGEGGTMGEVLRELLAGKSTLLLIGFLIVGYVSGKRGWDQVAPWFDTPFRGVLTLFLLEAGLVTGRRLEDLKKVGPFLVVFGILMPIVSAVAGIFAGQLAGMTMAGATVLGVLAASASYIAAPAACRVALPKASPTYYLTASLAITFPFNIIVGLPLYHFIATRVYGL